The window AGGAACGACGCCTTGGCGGCAAAGCGGTTCGTCTTCGAGACGCGGTCGAGCTTTCCGGCGCCGATGTTCTGGCCCGTCATCGTCTCGACCCCGCGGTCGATGGCGATTGCGGGCATAAAGATCATCGAGAACACCCGGATCCCGACGCCGAATCCGGCGACCACGGGCGTCGCAAACAGCGTCACGATGAGCAACACCGCGTTGACGGAGATGGCGCGGCCGGTGTTCTCCAGCGACGCGGGCGCGCCGATCCGGAGCAGCTTCCGGATGTACGTCGGGTCGGGCCACATCTCCCGCGGGTTGATCCGGATGCCGTGGGCGCCGCGGAGCATCAGCCAGACGCCGACCACCATCGCCGATCCCCGGGAGAAGACGGTGGCGACTGCGGCGCCCTCCACGCCCATCCGCGGGAACGGCCCCCACCCGAAGATGAGCACCGGATCCAGCGCCACGTTCAGCACGACCGTTCCCAGCATCACGACCATCGGCGTCACCGTGTCGCCCGCCCCGCGCATCAGCGCGATGAAGACGGTGAACCCGAACAGGAACGGCAGCCCGGCGGCGATGATCCGCATATACTCCGTCGCCAGGGTGAGCACCAGCGGTTCGGCGCCGAACACCTGCAGCAACTCGTCGATGAACACGAAGCCGACGCCGCCGACGACGAGGCCGGCGAGGACGGTGAACACGACGGTCTGGGAGGCTGCGTACTCGGCCTCCCCGGGCTGTTCGGCGCCGGTGTGCTGTGCGACGAGGACGCTCCCGGCCACCGTCAGCCCCAGCCCCAGGGAGATGAACAGGTACACGAGCGGGAACCCCAGGCTGATCGCCGCCAGCGCCTCGGTGCTGAACCGCCCCAGCCAGAAGGTGTCCGCCAGGTTGTACGCCACCTGGAGCATATTGGTGACGATGATCGGCAGGGAGAGGTAGAACAGCGACCGCGGGATCGACCCGCCGGTCAGGTCCAGTTCCTCCTGGCCTTTGAACACGCTTCCGAGCCGGTCGCGAACGCTCATCCGTCGGCCTCGGACGCGGGCGCACGGACCGGTTCGCGGGCGGGTCGACGGTCGAGGGGCTGTCGGCGCGTTGCGGGTTCGGGCCGCAACCGCGGCCGTTCGGATGGAGGGCTACGGATCCGTGGGACCCGGGGTGTTGTCGCCGGACTCACTACCTTGAGTTGGGGTCGGACCGTGATAAATGACTCCGTCCCGCCCCGACAGCGTCCGGTGACCGGACGGGTCCCTGACGGTCATAGGTTA of the Halobellus ruber genome contains:
- a CDS encoding MATE family efflux transporter, encoding MSVRDRLGSVFKGQEELDLTGGSIPRSLFYLSLPIIVTNMLQVAYNLADTFWLGRFSTEALAAISLGFPLVYLFISLGLGLTVAGSVLVAQHTGAEQPGEAEYAASQTVVFTVLAGLVVGGVGFVFIDELLQVFGAEPLVLTLATEYMRIIAAGLPFLFGFTVFIALMRGAGDTVTPMVVMLGTVVLNVALDPVLIFGWGPFPRMGVEGAAVATVFSRGSAMVVGVWLMLRGAHGIRINPREMWPDPTYIRKLLRIGAPASLENTGRAISVNAVLLIVTLFATPVVAGFGVGIRVFSMIFMPAIAIDRGVETMTGQNIGAGKLDRVSKTNRFAAKASFLILAGLGVLTFVFAPDIIRVFDDTPSVVREGATFLRWIAPTFGFVGVLRAYSGGFRGAGKTLTAATIAVVLFGFIRLPIAYVASQGLVPLDVWIFKSPTPEGIWLGFAASGIIAAVVAAVWFESGSWRDGNLTDDVTRSQGTDDDPEPDPGVPPADN